The Rhizobium grahamii DNA window ACGAATGTCAGGTAGCATGAAAACGCGCTCTTGCTGATAACGCCTACAAGCGCGGCCCGGTGCAGCCGGTAGATCGTGGCCGCAAGAATGAACACGAAAATGCCGAGACCGACAAAGCCGTAGCGGACAAGGATCTCGAGATAGCCGTTGTGGATCAGCGTATAAGGAACGCCCGCATAGTCGGTCGTATGCCAGATCGTCAGCCAGCCGTTGCCACTACCGAAGATCGGATGCACCTTGAGCACCTCGAGCGCGTTGGTCCACAGCTGAAGACGTTCATCCAGTGACGTTGGCGTTCCGTTCGATGCGATCGCGTCCTTCATGACCGCAATGAGGGAATCGCCGTCGTAGAGGCGTGTGCCGATACCGGCTACCGAATTGAATGTCGCCAGTGCGACTTTCTCGACATTGGCGCGGACAAGATAGGAGCCGACGACCACGATGCCGAGCAGGGCGATCATTGCAGTCCTGACATGGGTCTGGCGGATGTAGACGAAAGCGCAGATCACCATGGTTGCCAAAGCCGGAAGCATAGCAAGCCACACGCCCTTGGATTTGGCGCCGTAGATATTGAAGAGGGCAAACGCCATGATCACCAGCGCCAGGGCGATTGCCACGGTTCTCGCACGTCGCGCGGCACCGACTTCGATCTGGTGGGCCATGAAGTGAAAGACGCCCAGAAACAGAAAACCGCAGCCGACGGCGCCGTGTATCGAATTGTGGTGAAGGAGAGGGGAAATCTGCTCGCCGGCCGCGATCGACCGGTACGGCGTGAGAACGACGAAAAGCAGCACCGCGATCGTGAAGAGCGCAAACAGCGCTCGTTCGACGGATTTCCACGTCGCCGCAAGAGCGACGCCGAGGATCGGAAAAAACGCCGGAAACACATAGAGCCATTCGGAAGCACCATGTTCCCCGAAAGCAATGTATTCGAATAGGAACCGGATCAGCGCGTAAGCTGCCCACGCCACGCACAGCACCGCCAGCCAGTCTCGCATGACGCGACGGCAATCCGCCTGGCAGGTGACGGCGGTTATGATGGTCAAAGTGATGGCGGCGTAGCGGTAAACGTCGCTTTCGACGACGACCGCGGACATGAACGCCAGCCACAGGACGACGGGAACAGCGGCGGCGATGCGGTTGTAAACGGGTGTTGTGTTCATCCGAGTGCGTACTTTATCCGTCGGGTTAACTCGATGATGCGAAAGATGTGCGTCGGGATCTTCCTGATGCCGCGGAGCTTGATCGAACGGTACTTGGCTCGATCGGCTATCTGGCTTTCCTGCGACCGTTCCGAAAGATGCAGGACATTATCCTTGACGCTGTAGACGTCGAGGCCGGTCGCCCAGCCGCGTTCCAGAGCAATATCGTAAGGTAGTTCGATCCGCTCCAGCTTTTCGAGCAGCCTCAAGGCGCCCTTGCGCGTCACCAGATAGCAAGCAGCAGACCCTTGGGGCCAAACAGACAACGACCGACGTCGTCGCCGTGGCTTGTTCTGGCGACGCTGCGATGAAACACTGTTCTGTGGTTCAAGAGCTTTACGACATCCGCGGACGGTGCGGCAGCAAGGATTGCGGCTGCGCGTTCAACGAGGTCTGCCTGCAAGGAGACGTCGTCTTCCATGATAATCGCGGTATCGGCACTGCTGGCGAGGAACGTGCGGATTGCGCTCATGTGCGCCAGATAGCAGCCATACTCGGCCTGCAGCATGGGGCGCCCGTTGGCGCGAACGAAGGCGCGGTGCAGATAGAATGGCGCCTCTGCGAGCGAAACCTTGCTTGCATCGACGCCTGCAACCCGCTCAACAACTAGTCCAAGCCT harbors:
- a CDS encoding glycosyltransferase family 25 protein, translating into MQDRLSTQETQLGEATKLTATACGQTLPDSIAAYVINLDRSFDRWEHIQSEAERLGLVVERVAGVDASKVSLAEAPFYLHRAFVRANGRPMLQAEYGCYLAHMSAIRTFLASSADTAIIMEDDVSLQADLVERAAAILAAAPSADVVKLLNHRTVFHRSVARTSHGDDVGRCLFGPKGLLLAIW
- a CDS encoding O-antigen ligase family protein — encoded protein: MNTTPVYNRIAAAVPVVLWLAFMSAVVVESDVYRYAAITLTIITAVTCQADCRRVMRDWLAVLCVAWAAYALIRFLFEYIAFGEHGASEWLYVFPAFFPILGVALAATWKSVERALFALFTIAVLLFVVLTPYRSIAAGEQISPLLHHNSIHGAVGCGFLFLGVFHFMAHQIEVGAARRARTVAIALALVIMAFALFNIYGAKSKGVWLAMLPALATMVICAFVYIRQTHVRTAMIALLGIVVVGSYLVRANVEKVALATFNSVAGIGTRLYDGDSLIAVMKDAIASNGTPTSLDERLQLWTNALEVLKVHPIFGSGNGWLTIWHTTDYAGVPYTLIHNGYLEILVRYGFVGLGIFVFILAATIYRLHRAALVGVISKSAFSCYLTFVIYFCFTILSNSNNRLAIGESFVLLCGALTFACTLRMRDRARDIKLSTATGLEGGMIGQGGSHRG